The genomic stretch ACATCAAGGTGCTGATGTAAACGCTCAGGCGCCAAATGGCGACAGCGTCCTGTACGACGCTGCAGGTTCGGGGAATCCGGACTGTATCGACATCCTGCTGCAGCACGGAGCGAATCCCAACATCCGCAACCTGAGCTCCCAGCTGCCCATCCACCACGCCGCGTACGAAGGACACTACCTGTGAGTAGGTTGATGTGACACACCTGTTCAGGAGCTGTCAGGGAGGAGTTTGCAGGGCGGGTCCTGTtcgactgaaaacacagacggTAGCAAGCTggggttgtttttgtgaactTTCAGGTCCTAAGGGCTGTTAGCAATGCTGCATTTCTCACAATCGATATGGGCAAACCAATTTTTCACCCCACCTACATTCTGCAAAGACCCAccccctctgcctctgattggctagtgtTCATTGCTTGGTAAaagttaataaaacaaaatattgttGCAGAACCAGAGACATCATTTTGTGTTGAGGGTTAGTTTCTGGTGCTTCAGTTCTTACAGAATGTTCTACACCTTTTCTCCATCAGAGCTCTGAGGATTTTGATCCCCATCACCACGAGAAGGGCCCTGCGGCTGTCGGGCCACAGCCCCGTCCACTCCGCCGCGGACGGAGGCCACGTGCACtgcctggagctgctgctgcagaagggTTTCGATGTCAACTCGCTGTTAGCTCCTCACATCTCGGAAAATTATGGAGACATGAGGAGAAGCCCGCTGTATTTTGCTGTTTCCAACGGGGACGCAACCTGTACTGAGATTCTGCTGAAGTCTGGAGCTAAACCCGACCTGGACCCGCTGCGCTGCCTCCTGGTGGCGGTCAGGTCGGGGCGCTACGAGAtcgtgaagctgctgctggcggCCGAAGCAGACGTGAACTGTTACTTCACGGTGGTGAACGACACGGTGTTTCCCACGGCGCTGCAGTACTGCCTGAAGGACGAGGTGATGatgaggctgctgctgaacaaCGGATACGACGCTCAGAAGTGTTTCTGGTGTAACCACGATGACGACTGGGACGACCTGAGTGAGTCCGGTTACTCACAACATGAGGAGAAAGTTGCTGTgagttctcttttctcttcttctctgcagtcCTGTCAAAGCAGTAGAACTACCTGTTTGTGTCAGTTCAatgttgtttgtccagttcTGTGATTTCGTCAGCGTCTCCTGGCTGGAGAACCTGGTGGGCCGAATTGTGTCGATCCTCCTCGACTACGTCGGTCAGGTTTCTCTCTGCGGCAAACTGAGGAAGACCCTGGAGAAACACAAGGAGTGGCCTCACATCCACAGGACCACATGTGAGTTAACTGTGTGCTTCAAACAATCCGACTTCAGAGCTGCACGTCAGAACCAGCAGACCAGGACGCGACGTGCGGTTAAAGAAACCTCTGTTCTCTGTGATCCAGGTAACCCTCGCTCTCTGACTCACCTGAGCAGAGTGGAGATCAGGAAGCACCTGAGCTTCAGTGCTCTGATGTCCATGCAGCTGCCCAGCAGGCTGAAGGACTACCTGCTGTTCAAAGAGAACGACCTGTACGCTAAAATCATCTGCAGGGAGGACTGAGCGAAGGTTTCTACCTTACCTACAAAGTCTTAAACGTCAGCAAAGACTTAGTTTTTACCTTTTGTGATTTATATAACTGGGCCTGCATTTATCAAACATCCAAGAATCACACTTAAGAATGCTCTAAAGAGCCAACTCCAGTGATGACGATCGATCACATGTTCTCTGAGCAGCATGTCCTCAGTCCACACCACGTACTCACTCTAAGCAGGGTTTTAGTTTACAGTGTGTCCACACTGGACAGATAACAACATGAGGTACTTAAACCAGACCGGAAACCAAACACAGCAGATTTCTGACTGTGCTGTTCGTGGATATTattgtcccacaatgcaatgcacaaaggaaaatgAGGCGCTTCACACagcttgaaaacaaaaaacaaaagaacattGTTTATGGATTCAAACGCTGTGCTGTTTGCAGCCTGATGAACGAAACCACACAACAAACATTCTGAATGATTCACATCGCTTCAGGTGAcatttgtaatattttgtaCAGTGACTGCAGACCACGTCTCAGAGGTGGAAGATAACGTCCAGAGCTTCCTTagatttaagatttttattCTTCCGTTTGCGAGCACCTTGATGAATGCAGGCCCAGATCTGaactttctttttgtttgtttcaaaggGGCATTAACTGAGGTTATGAAGTGTCACAGATGTTGCATAAAATGGCCATAAAATATCTGCAGTTCTTCACTGATCAGTCATTCATCACTGTGTCAGCTGACTCAGATTTCTGGGACTCAAGTGTTGGAATAAGAAGCCTTTTAGATGCAAATGTAAAAGCAGGTAGAGCTCTTAGAAACTCTCAAATAAAGCTGCCATTTAATATGTATGTCCTGTGTCATTCTTGATCCTTAGACTTTTAAAACAGGACTCCACTGGTTTAgtattgcacttccataaaACTGTACTGACGATGTAGAGTAAACAAACGATGAAATCCAATTAATCAGAACCAGAGACGTATTTTATATTCCATACATTCTTCTTCATGTCCCTCTGGAGCCACGAAAGGCTCTCAACAATTCATGTAGTTGTAGGGAGGCCAGGAGCACTTGATTTAAATCTGTCGTACTGATGGAATTAAtgctttgaaaaaaatgtaGATTAAATAGAAATAATCAAGACAAATGGGCAGGAAGTGACTgacaagagcagagcagaaaaacaggagCTGTCTTAGTCAAATATGATCAGGAACGCTTATTACATCGTtgaaattagaaataaaggccTGTCTCAAATAAAGGttacagcagtggaggaagaaaagcagcGGCTGCTAATTATTAGTATTGAGAGAAACGTTTCTGCTGTATACTATTAAAGTTTATGTGTTATTATGATACACTGCCTGAaaatcatgaatgtctgtacacaATTTTGGGCCAATCAGCGAGCTCGATGTGAAATGACCTCACTGTTTAAGTGAAAATTTGACCTTGTCGTACTGTCCTGTGAACAGTCTGGGATCACCGAAGTCATTAAAATTCTCACTCTGGGTACCATGAATGTCAAATTTTATGACAATCCAGCCAGTAAGATTCCAGGCTGGTGGATTTATGTAATGTGTCCATCTAGTGGCCgttagaggaactgcagctgcaTGAACTTCAGCTCGGACTGCAGCAGTTTCCCTTCGCGctgaacaacaaaacacactgacagtgaacgCAGCGAGAAGGTGTGAGCTGCTTCCTCTGgctgacagacagtgaaaacagatcGACTCTAAATTTAACCTCCtgacctgcagacacaacaacTCCACATTCTGGCAGGTCACTCGAGAACCCGATAATAAGAAGAGGTCACATTGTTTTGAACGACCTCCAAACTGTTGACACCGGCTGAACTGAGGTCTGAGGGGTCAGCTCTGGGGCAGCTGTAAGCAGCAGGTGTGCTAAAGCAAAGCACAACATGTAGATGAAGGTAAGACAATAAAACAAGGACAAACCTGTGACAGGTGACACGAGACCCCATCAAGCAGCTGTACTGGACCCCTGCTCTGAGAACAGCTGACTGTGATGACTATCTCTGGTTGGTCACACATCGGGGACATTTTTTCTGCTGTTATCGAGAAATGATGAAGTCGCCAAGTGTCAATGAGCAGAAACCAACGGCGGCCCGGGAGGAAGGAAATTTATCTAAAAACTGAGGACATTTGAAAAGAGGGACTGTCCAGTGTCGTGTTTCTTGGGTTAAACATGCACAAACCACCAGTTTGAACCTCGGTTTTGTAACTGAAACTGTTTCCATCCTCAGCCTGTATGACTGATGCTAATCAGCAATAAtccaggtcaaaggtcaaatttGCAGCAGATTTAGGATCAGAGTGCTGTTGTGTCACTCAGCGTCCCTTTACTTCAGACATGTAACATGACACGACTGCCAGGCAGCTTCAGGGGTGGGTGCGTGTTGTTGTGGTTGCCTCGGACACCGAACAACAAACCTTAAGAGCGAGGGTCGGTCACGCCCGTTCATGTGACGAGCACAGGGGTGGACACAATAATGACAACACTGCTTCAGTGCAGCCCAGCAGCAGACAAACGGTCGCTCCGTGAAGATGTTTGGTTCGTGTTCTGTGGTTCAGCTCTACAGTGACTCCTACAGGCTGCAGTTGTCCTGTTGCACTGCACTGTGTTACACAGCCACTgcaaaataaactacattttTCAACACTTTCTATTTTAACCCAGGCTGCTAAAGCTGCTCGGCCCAACAGAAGCCTGACTCATAATAAATGACCGATCTGTTTCCGCTGGCCTCCTCCGCTGCTAAACGGAGCTGATCATTAAAGGAAAGTCTAATTCTCGAAGGTTTGCCCGTCATGTCCATCAGTAACAATGACCTTTTGTcttctgcttcagtttttgtctGAGCTGAAGTTTTTCACTTTTATCACTGTAGTTATTCTTTCTTGATTGATACAACAATAGGTTTTGGACTTGATGTGACGGGGGAGATGAAAACCAGTCAGTGTTTAGAGTCCACCACAGTCCTCGTCAGTGCCAGCCGGAGCTGTACTGTTCACAATCCACCATCCTCAGGGggaatgtgtttctgtggtctGACAGGTTGTGTAACACCACAGAGCTTCATCTCTGATGTTCCCCGTGACGTTTTGTTCCCTTCCTTTGGTCTGATGCTCGGGCTGCTGAAGAGGTTTCAACACAGGCCACTCAGCGGGTCACATTCCTGCAGTAAGCTTCTCTCATTGACCCCCCACCCAACACCCTAAAAAAAGACAGGCCATCAGCGGCGTGGCGACCCTCCCCTTTCTCCCCGCCAGGCTCCTCTGGCAGTCGGgatcagcagatgaatgagGACTCTCGCCACAAGTCGTCCACAGCATCCCTGACCTGACCTGATGGAGGATGAGTCCATGAGCAACTTAGGAACGATTTAATCAACTACGCAAGGATCTAAAAGTGTGAGAAGACGAGTTTAAGTCAGAGATTTAAGTGTTCATAGAGTCCAGAAGCAGGTGCAGAACCATGAGTACCTTTGGGTGCCGCAGGGAGCTGAAGAAGTACGAGGAGGTGGACGAAGACGAGCTGCTGGCCGCTCTGTCCTCCGAGGAGCTccaggagctggagagggagctGGTC from Chaetodon auriga isolate fChaAug3 chromosome 6, fChaAug3.hap1, whole genome shotgun sequence encodes the following:
- the asb15a gene encoding ankyrin repeat and SOCS box protein 15 — protein: MFRSEAVKLVEAIEQGDMLALQELSDFPAAFSQVDKCGWYPLHRAAVQPLVPVLETVLYASFSLTLEEKTSDGETFLTLAVKAGLVENVKMLLDHGASPHTTNSKNESPLLLAVRAGSYPMVSCLISGGARVEQVCLKKWTAVHEASRAGCVRVVELLLQNGGQVSETDQHGVTPLGIAAEYSHPEVLELLIKHGADVNAQAPNGDSVLYDAAGSGNPDCIDILLQHGANPNIRNLSSQLPIHHAAYEGHYLALRILIPITTRRALRLSGHSPVHSAADGGHVHCLELLLQKGFDVNSLLAPHISENYGDMRRSPLYFAVSNGDATCTEILLKSGAKPDLDPLRCLLVAVRSGRYEIVKLLLAAEADVNCYFTVVNDTVFPTALQYCLKDEVMMRLLLNNGYDAQKCFWCNHDDDWDDLSESGYSQHEEKVAFCDFVSVSWLENLVGRIVSILLDYVGQVSLCGKLRKTLEKHKEWPHIHRTTCNPRSLTHLSRVEIRKHLSFSALMSMQLPSRLKDYLLFKENDLYAKIICRED